The following is a genomic window from Chloroflexota bacterium.
CCGGATCGGAGGCGGGCCGTCGCGTGGACAAGCCGTGGGGCCACGAGATCATCTGGGCGGAGACGGATCGCTACGTCGGCAAGATCCTCGTCATCCTGGCCGGCCGCCGGCTCTCGCTGCAGTACCACGAGGTGAAGGACGAATCGATCCTCGTCGTCCGTGGCCGCATGCGGCTCCATCTCGCGGACGAGGCGGGGATCGTCCGGACGACCGAGCTCGGGCCGGGCGACAGGCGCCACGTCCCGCCCGGTCGGGTCCACCGCTACGAGGCGATGGAGGACGTCGAGCTCATGGAGGTCTCCACCCCGGAGCTCGACGACGTCGTTCGACTCGAGGACGACTACGGCCGCGAGGCGACGACGGCGCCCTGAACCGCGGCGACCGGAGGTCCGGTCGGGCAGTGACCGGATCGGGGGATGACCGGGGCCGCCGGAGGGTGTAGGCTCCGTGGTGCGACCGCCATCACCGGTCGATGGTGCAAGGACCGGACGGCGGCCTCGTCAGCGTCCCGGATCGGGCGACCCGGGGCACGGAGGGTCACCACGTGCACAGTTCCCTCATCGGCAAGGTCGAGAAGGCGAATCGCTACGCGCGCGAGCTGGACCGCATCAGCATCGACCGTCTGTCACTCACCTTCCGCGGCGACAACGACACGCACGCCGTGACTCTCGACGCCGGTACGTGGCATTGCACCTGCCACTACTTCGCGAGTTTCGGATCGTGCGTCCATCTCCTCGCCCTCCAGAAGATCTTCGGGATCATGCTGCCCGAGGAGGCGCAGGTCTCCATCTTCGCCGCGGCCTCGCCCGAGCTCGCCGCGGTCTGACGCTCGACTGACGAAACCTCACGGGTCGAACCCGGCGAGGACCGCGCGGGTCGTGCCAGCCCGCAGCGGCACCTCGCCGCTGCGGGACCACCCGTCCGCCGA
Proteins encoded in this region:
- a CDS encoding cupin domain-containing protein is translated as MTDAPGVAGSEAGRRVDKPWGHEIIWAETDRYVGKILVILAGRRLSLQYHEVKDESILVVRGRMRLHLADEAGIVRTTELGPGDRRHVPPGRVHRYEAMEDVELMEVSTPELDDVVRLEDDYGREATTAP